The following nucleotide sequence is from Salvia splendens isolate huo1 chromosome 2, SspV2, whole genome shotgun sequence.
CATATTCAAGAGACATATAATGCATAAATTTCACTCAATCAATCTCTATGATGAGGCTTATAAGATTTGATGGAGATGAGGGTGAGCTTGCCTGTACCCGTTGATCTCCAAATCTGAATAGCTATTGGCGGCTGCAGCGCGATTTATACAGCTTTGGATACGTAGAAGTGTGACGGGTAAGTTTCTAACTTCTTGCTTGCAAACTTCACAGGTCTTGTTCCCTTTGAGGGCAAACCATTTGACTGCGCATTCTTGATGAGCCAGAGCAAGTTCTCCTTTGCAGCTGCATTCCATTTTAAGGGTCTCTCCACCTTCACATAATTCAACCAAGCAAATCCTACAAACAGCTTCCTCTTCAGGTATATCTTCACCATCAGCTTCATTGTTTTCTGCAAATCAACTCCACTTCACTATTAAGCATAAAATAAAAGGCCTTCTTTTCAGAACTAAATCACCACAAATTTATATGCAGTCACATTGCTATGCAGAAATGAATATTCAATCAATACCATTACATGTTTTTACAAAAAATCTAACTGCTTTATTGTGGTAAAAATAAGGAAATTCTTGTAATGAAAGTACTTCAAGTTTTAATGATGCACTATATATGTGTGTTCTTACTCTCTGTAGAAAAGCTTATAGTTCTCAAAAGAACGCAAGCAAGCCCATAAAAAGTTACCATCATCTACACTTGTGACATTTGGTAGTTGAGGTTGGCCACCCTTGGTCAGTCTAGGTGTGGATGGAATAATACGAAAGAATGACTCCATTTTTCGGGTGCCCTTTTCTTTCCTGATCACTGGAACAGAAAGTGACCTCGACATGCGCCTGACTCCCTTTGCCTACAACATTAAGTATCAATTATGTTCTGATGCAACAGAGTTGTTTTTCTTTGAGATTGAAAAAACAAGAAGAAATTCTTACATCATCAGGTGCAGGAGGGCAATTTACATGCCCATTTCCAGCGTCAGAAGAGCCCGGATTTGAATTGGCTATAGGGGTTACTGGCAACGAGCATGCCCTTTTCGCCCTAGGAGTAAACATCTTTGAAAATGACCATGATCTTGATATGGATGGCTTATCCTGTGAACCAGCAGCAGCTGTGGTTGAAGAGATTGAATCATTGTTGGCTGCCTCTGAAGTGGAAGCTCTTTGCTTGAAGCCCTTTGGCAGGAGGTTCCGGATGGATGACCTGCCTCGTGTTGAGGAAGGTCCGGGTGATCCATATGGCCTTGAATTAGGACTAGGTGTTAGGAGGAAGTTGACTCTCTTGGGGGTGGGAGTTGGTGTGGGCGGTGGCATCTTTATTTGAATGAATTCTTGGCGAGATACTTCCAGTGATCTGCTAGGTATCTCCAAGAATAGGTTTGATTTTCTCCATTGTTTGCTATTTGATGTTTCTTCAGCCATTTCCAAAGATTTTTCCAACTGAGGAAAGGAACACAAGTTTGATGGAGTAGTTTATAAAATGAAGTTGATGGTCATGCAAGCAGACAAGTTGGAATAACTAAAGATCAATTGATAGTAGTATGTTGTTTAGTTCCAACAGAGAGTTTCAAGTCATAGCAAGAGCCATTTCCAGTGACTCATAAATCAAACTAAAACAAGTGTTAATAAACACTGATTATAGGGAATAAAGCAATCTGCATAGATTAATAGCCCTTTTCTTGCAAATTTTCATAGACAGTTGGAAAATGAAAGCAGCAAGCTTCATGGATACAGGATTTTTGATGTTGACAACTTAACACACACATACTAATGAAAATTCTAGTTCTTGTATTGAATACACTTGCTTATAAAAACAAAAGTTGGTATGTAGAAATGATGGTATATATTGTAGATGATGATGTGAAGCAGAATATGATTGTCTCAGCctgagaataaagtaagatgcTGAGATACACAAAAAGCTGGAATGCTTGGACACCAGCTCCCCAAACTAACTAAAAGCTCATTAATTAAAGCTTACAAAGTAAAGATGAGTAAGAGATTATGAGGAAACAGAGGTGAGCAGCATGAAGATGATGAGAGTATATTATAGGTACCTTGTGAATAGGCAGAGCAAGATGTGGAGGGTGAGATGGAGTAGTAGGTGCTGCATTAACAGCCCAGTTGTTGTTGTGTAGTTGATTCATCATTTG
It contains:
- the LOC121787441 gene encoding uncharacterized protein LOC121787441 isoform X1, producing MMNQLHNNNWAVNAAPTTPSHPPHLALPIHKLEKSLEMAEETSNSKQWRKSNLFLEIPSRSLEVSRQEFIQIKMPPPTPTPTPKRVNFLLTPSPNSRPYGSPGPSSTRGRSSIRNLLPKGFKQRASTSEAANNDSISSTTAAAGSQDKPSISRSWSFSKMFTPRAKRACSLPVTPIANSNPGSSDAGNGHVNCPPAPDDAKGVRRMSRSLSVPVIRKEKGTRKMESFFRIIPSTPRLTKGGQPQLPNVTSVDDENNEADGEDIPEEEAVCRICLVELCEGGETLKMECSCKGELALAHQECAVKWFALKGNKTCEVCKQEVRNLPVTLLRIQSCINRAAAANSYSDLEINGYRVWHEVPILVIVSMLAYFCFLEQLLVGKMGSSAIAISLPFSCVLGLLASMTSSTMVKRRFVWIYASMQFALVVLFAHIFYNLVHVQAVLSILLSTFAGFGVAMSGSSLIVEVIRWKRRRDAVRNQNNGGDEMMLHPSQRRGGEAQNPETFSGI
- the LOC121787441 gene encoding uncharacterized protein LOC121787441 isoform X2, encoding MMNQLHNNNWAVNAAPTTPSHPPHLALPIHKLEKSLEMAEETSNSKQWRKSNLFLEIPSRSLEVSRQEFIQIKMPPPTPTPTPKRVNFLLTPSPNSRPYGSPGPSSTRGRSSIRNLLPKGFKQRASTSEAANNDSISSTTAAAGSQDKPSISRSWSFSKMFTPRAKRACSLPVTPIANSNPGSSDAGNGHVNCPPAPDDAKGVRRMSRSLSVPVIRKEKGTRKMESFFRIIPSTPRLTKGGQPQLPNVTSVDDENNEADGEDIPEEEAVCRICLVELCEGGETLKMECSCKGELALAHQECAVKWFALKGNKTCEVCKQEVRNLPVTLLRIQSCINRAAAANSYSDLEINGVWHEVPILVIVSMLAYFCFLEQLLVGKMGSSAIAISLPFSCVLGLLASMTSSTMVKRRFVWIYASMQFALVVLFAHIFYNLVHVQAVLSILLSTFAGFGVAMSGSSLIVEVIRWKRRRDAVRNQNNGGDEMMLHPSQRRGGEAQNPETFSGI